A window from Pseudomonas campi encodes these proteins:
- the fliH gene encoding flagellar assembly protein FliH, whose translation MAPKEAPSELIRAKDVGGFDRWALPSFDPAVEVPAEPEPEPVAEPESQPQMEEVAIEEVKPLTLDEVEAIRQDAYNEGFSTGEKDGFHAGQLKAKQEGEAALALKVKSLEQLMSQLLEPIANQDQELEQALINLVSQMTRQVIQRELTTDSSQIRSVLREALVLLPMGASNIRIHIHPQDFELVKALRERHEENWRIVEDESLLPGGCRVESEHSRIDASIETRMALALKQLFEQQRTQVTSPPEADIHVDLDIADAP comes from the coding sequence ATGGCCCCCAAGGAAGCCCCCAGCGAGCTGATTCGCGCCAAGGATGTCGGCGGTTTCGATCGCTGGGCCTTGCCCAGCTTCGATCCCGCCGTGGAAGTGCCGGCCGAGCCGGAGCCTGAACCGGTTGCCGAGCCGGAGTCACAGCCGCAGATGGAAGAAGTCGCCATCGAGGAAGTCAAACCGCTGACGCTCGATGAGGTCGAGGCGATCCGCCAGGATGCCTATAACGAAGGTTTTTCCACGGGCGAGAAGGACGGCTTCCACGCCGGCCAGCTCAAGGCCAAGCAAGAGGGCGAGGCAGCCCTGGCGCTCAAGGTCAAGAGCCTGGAGCAGCTGATGAGCCAGTTGCTGGAGCCGATCGCCAACCAGGATCAGGAGCTGGAGCAGGCCTTGATCAACCTGGTCAGCCAGATGACCCGCCAGGTGATCCAGCGCGAGCTGACGACCGACTCCAGTCAGATTCGCAGCGTGCTGCGCGAGGCCCTGGTTCTGCTGCCGATGGGCGCCAGTAATATTCGCATTCATATTCATCCGCAGGATTTCGAGCTGGTCAAAGCCCTGCGCGAGCGCCATGAAGAAAACTGGCGGATTGTCGAGGACGAATCCCTGCTGCCTGGCGGTTGCCGGGTGGAGAGCGAGCACAGCCGCATCGACGCCAGTATCGAGACGCGTATGGCGCTGGCGCTCAAGCAGCTCTTCGAGCAGCAGCGCACGCAAGTGACCAGCCCGCCCGAGGCGGATATCCATGTGGACCTGGACATAGCCGATGCGCCTTGA
- the fliI gene encoding flagellar protein export ATPase FliI: MRLERISFAKRLAGYSEAVELPSQPVVEGRLLRMVGLTLEAEGLRAALGSRCLVINDDSYHPVQVEAEVMGFSAGKIFLMPVGSLAGIAPGARVVPLPDAGRLPMGMSMLGRVLDGAGRALDGKGGMKAEDWVPMDGPAINPLNRHPISEPLDVGIRSINGLLTVGRGQRLGLFAGTGVGKSVLLGMMTRFTEADIIVVGLIGERGREVKEFIDEILGEEGIKRSVVVASPADDAPLMRLRAAMYCTRIAEYFRDKGKNVLLLMDSLTRFAQAQREIALAIGEPPATKGYPPSVFARLPKLVERAGNAEAGGGSITAFYTVLSEGDDQQDPIADAARGVLDGHFVLSRRLAEEGHYPAIDIEASISRVMPQVVSPEHMRQAQRFKQLWSRYQQSRDLISVGAYVPGGDADTDLAIARQPAMARYLRQGLHESEGLDASAMQLSQVFNPTAQA, from the coding sequence ATGCGCCTTGAGCGGATCAGCTTCGCCAAGCGTCTGGCTGGCTACAGCGAGGCCGTCGAGCTGCCGAGCCAGCCGGTGGTCGAGGGGCGGCTGCTGCGCATGGTTGGTCTCACCCTGGAGGCCGAAGGCCTGCGTGCGGCGTTGGGCAGCCGCTGCCTGGTGATCAACGACGACAGTTACCACCCGGTGCAGGTGGAGGCCGAGGTGATGGGCTTCTCTGCCGGCAAGATCTTCCTGATGCCGGTCGGCAGCCTGGCGGGGATTGCCCCGGGCGCACGGGTGGTGCCGCTGCCGGATGCTGGGCGCCTGCCGATGGGCATGTCGATGCTCGGCCGCGTGCTCGATGGCGCCGGGCGCGCCCTGGATGGCAAGGGCGGGATGAAGGCCGAGGACTGGGTGCCGATGGACGGCCCGGCGATCAACCCGCTTAATCGCCACCCGATCAGCGAGCCGCTGGATGTCGGCATCCGCTCGATCAATGGCCTGCTCACCGTCGGCCGCGGCCAGCGTCTGGGCCTGTTTGCTGGTACCGGTGTGGGTAAGTCGGTGCTGTTGGGCATGATGACCCGCTTCACCGAGGCCGACATCATCGTCGTTGGTCTGATCGGCGAACGCGGTCGCGAGGTCAAGGAATTCATCGACGAGATTCTCGGCGAGGAGGGCATCAAGCGCTCGGTGGTGGTCGCTTCGCCCGCCGACGACGCGCCATTGATGCGTCTGCGCGCCGCCATGTACTGCACGCGGATCGCCGAATATTTCCGCGACAAGGGCAAGAACGTCCTGCTGCTGATGGACTCATTGACCCGCTTCGCCCAGGCCCAGCGCGAAATCGCCCTGGCCATCGGCGAGCCGCCGGCGACCAAGGGCTATCCGCCCTCGGTCTTCGCCCGCCTGCCCAAACTGGTGGAGCGTGCCGGCAATGCCGAAGCCGGCGGCGGTTCGATTACCGCGTTCTACACCGTGCTTTCCGAGGGTGATGACCAACAGGACCCGATTGCCGACGCCGCCCGTGGCGTGCTCGACGGTCACTTCGTGCTGTCACGTCGGTTGGCCGAGGAGGGGCATTACCCGGCCATTGATATCGAAGCCTCGATCAGTCGGGTCATGCCGCAGGTGGTGAGTCCGGAACACATGCGCCAGGCCCAGCGTTTCAAGCAGCTGTGGTCGCGTTATCAGCAAAGTCGCGACCTGATCAGCGTCGGCGCCTATGTGCCGGGCGGTGATGCCGATACCGATCTGGCCATCGCGCGCCAACCGGCCATGGCGCGCTATCTGCGTCAGGGCCTGCACGAGAGCGAAGGGCTCGACGCCAGCGCCATGCAGTTGAGCCAGGTCTTCAATCCCACGGCGCAGGCCTGA
- the fliJ gene encoding flagellar export protein FliJ — MANSRAARLAPVVEMAERAEREAARQLGHCQGLLGKAEAQLGELERYRGDYQQQWITEGRQGVSGQWLMNYQRFLSQLETAIGQQHQSVNWHRENLAKARSIWQQRYARLEGLRKLVQRYLDEARLAEDKREQKLLDELAQRLPMRDQR, encoded by the coding sequence ATGGCCAATAGTCGTGCCGCGCGCCTGGCGCCGGTGGTTGAGATGGCCGAGCGGGCCGAGCGCGAGGCCGCCCGTCAGTTGGGCCATTGCCAGGGCCTGTTGGGCAAGGCCGAGGCGCAACTCGGCGAACTCGAACGCTACCGTGGCGACTACCAGCAGCAATGGATCACCGAAGGCCGCCAGGGCGTGTCCGGGCAGTGGCTGATGAACTACCAGCGCTTCCTCTCGCAACTGGAAACCGCCATTGGTCAGCAGCATCAGAGCGTCAACTGGCACCGCGAAAATCTGGCCAAGGCGCGCAGCATCTGGCAACAGCGCTATGCTCGTTTGGAAGGCCTACGCAAGCTGGTGCAACGTTACCTCGATGAGGCGCGCCTGGCTGAAGACAAGCGCGAGCAGAAACTGCTCGACGAGCTGGCCCAACGCCTGCCTATGCGTGATCAACGATGA
- a CDS encoding STAS domain-containing protein, protein MSISALPSNDGQELTIQIQGRFDFSAHQEFRDAYERVNLTPKRYVVDLKAATYLDSSALGMLLLLRDHAGGDHARISLVNCNPDVRKILSISNFEQLFQIG, encoded by the coding sequence ATGAGCATCAGCGCACTGCCCTCGAATGACGGACAGGAACTGACCATTCAGATTCAGGGGCGCTTCGATTTTTCGGCGCACCAGGAGTTCCGCGACGCCTACGAGCGCGTGAATCTGACTCCCAAGCGCTATGTGGTGGATCTCAAGGCCGCCACTTACCTCGACAGTTCGGCGCTGGGCATGCTCCTGCTGCTGCGTGACCATGCCGGTGGCGACCATGCGCGCATCAGCCTGGTCAACTGCAATCCGGACGTGCGCAAGATTCTGTCGATTTCCAACTTCGAACAGCTGTTCCAGATCGGCTGA
- a CDS encoding fused response regulator/phosphatase, whose protein sequence is MPTRLSILIAEDNAADRMLLSTIVNRQGHRALTASNGLEAVMLFEQERPQLVLMDALMPVMDGFEAARRIKACAGESLVPIIFLTSLTESEALVRCLEAGDDFLAKPYNRVILEAKIRAMDRLRRLQDTVMRQRDLIAKHNEHLLTEQRVAKAVFDKVAHSGCLNAPNIRYLQSPFALFNGDLLLAAFKPSGGMHVLLGDFTGHGLPAAIGAMPLAEVFYGMTAKGFSMAEILREMNAKLKRILPVGVFCCATLLNLSFQRRVVEVWNGGLPDGYLYHTATGERTALVSRHLPLGVLESASFNDHYEVHPLALGDRLFLFSDGVLETCDRDGQLFGEERLQAVFEGQHPAERLFDEIQLALTAFRGEAQDDVSMIELSLIEEVGLTRPALAFSDSGLSSPLDWSASFEFRAQTLKRFNPLPFLLQLLLEVQGLRAQGGALYTVLAELYSNALEHGVLGLDSALKCNAEGFARYYQQRATRLAALEDGYVRFHLELVPQADGGRLRVRVEDSGCGFDVAGALDCTQLSAGLSGRGLRLVRQLTQHCEWSADGRGVSVEFCWSAQA, encoded by the coding sequence ATGCCGACGCGTTTGTCCATTCTGATTGCCGAGGACAACGCTGCGGATCGCATGCTGCTGTCCACCATCGTCAACCGTCAGGGGCATCGCGCGCTGACCGCCAGCAATGGTCTGGAGGCGGTCATGCTGTTCGAGCAGGAGCGTCCGCAGCTGGTGCTGATGGATGCGCTGATGCCGGTGATGGATGGTTTCGAGGCGGCGCGGCGGATCAAGGCATGCGCCGGCGAGTCACTGGTGCCGATCATCTTCCTCACCTCGCTGACCGAGAGCGAAGCGCTGGTGCGCTGTCTGGAGGCGGGCGACGACTTCCTCGCCAAACCCTACAACCGGGTCATTCTGGAAGCCAAGATCCGCGCCATGGATCGCCTGCGCCGTTTGCAGGATACGGTCATGCGTCAGCGCGACCTGATCGCCAAGCACAACGAGCACCTGCTCACCGAGCAGCGGGTGGCCAAGGCGGTATTCGACAAGGTGGCGCATTCGGGCTGCCTGAATGCGCCAAACATCCGCTACCTGCAGTCGCCCTTTGCCCTGTTCAACGGGGATCTGCTGCTGGCAGCCTTCAAACCTTCGGGTGGCATGCATGTGCTGCTCGGCGATTTCACCGGCCATGGCTTGCCGGCGGCCATCGGTGCGATGCCCCTGGCCGAAGTGTTCTACGGCATGACCGCCAAGGGATTTTCCATGGCGGAAATCCTTCGCGAGATGAATGCCAAGCTCAAACGCATCCTGCCGGTGGGCGTGTTCTGCTGCGCGACCCTGCTCAACCTGAGCTTCCAGCGCCGGGTGGTGGAAGTGTGGAACGGTGGCTTGCCCGATGGCTATCTGTACCACACGGCTACTGGCGAGCGCACCGCCCTGGTCTCGCGCCACCTGCCGCTGGGGGTGCTGGAGTCTGCCAGTTTCAATGACCACTACGAGGTGCATCCGCTGGCCTTGGGCGATCGGCTGTTCCTGTTCTCCGATGGGGTACTGGAAACCTGCGACAGGGACGGGCAACTGTTCGGCGAGGAGCGCCTGCAGGCGGTTTTCGAGGGGCAGCATCCTGCCGAGCGCCTGTTCGACGAGATCCAGCTGGCGCTGACGGCGTTCCGGGGTGAGGCTCAGGACGATGTGAGCATGATCGAACTCAGCCTGATCGAGGAGGTCGGGTTGACTCGGCCAGCGTTGGCGTTCTCCGATAGCGGCCTGAGCAGCCCGCTGGATTGGTCGGCCAGTTTCGAGTTCCGCGCGCAAACCCTCAAGCGCTTCAACCCGCTGCCTTTCCTGTTGCAGCTGCTGCTCGAAGTGCAGGGCCTGCGCGCCCAGGGCGGGGCGCTGTATACGGTGCTGGCCGAGCTGTACTCGAATGCCCTCGAACATGGTGTGCTGGGCCTGGACTCGGCGCTCAAGTGCAATGCAGAGGGCTTTGCCCGGTACTACCAGCAGCGCGCCACGCGCCTGGCCGCACTGGAGGACGGCTATGTGCGCTTTCATCTGGAGCTCGTGCCGCAGGCCGATGGCGGGCGTTTGCGGGTGCGGGTCGAAGACAGTGGCTGTGGCTTCGATGTCGCCGGTGCGCTGGATTGCACGCAGCTGAGCGCCGGGCTCAGTGGTCGGGGTTTGCGCCTGGTGCGCCAACTGACCCAGCATTGCGAGTGGTCGGCGGACGGTCGCGGGGTAAGCGTGGAGTTCTGCTGGTCGGCTCAGGCATAA
- a CDS encoding Hpt domain-containing protein, with product MSDLHLDNNVLAALQDVMEDEYPVLLDTFLADSDERLRSLKHAQQAADAQALRLAAHSFKGSCSNMGAPLLAGLCKQLEEAARREQLDVAPGLIEQVEREFAIVRILFRAERQRYR from the coding sequence GTGTCCGACCTCCACCTCGACAACAATGTGCTGGCAGCCCTGCAGGATGTCATGGAAGACGAGTATCCGGTGCTCCTGGATACTTTTCTGGCCGACTCCGATGAGCGCCTGCGCAGCCTTAAGCATGCCCAGCAGGCTGCAGATGCACAGGCCCTGCGCCTGGCCGCGCACAGCTTCAAAGGCAGTTGCAGCAACATGGGCGCGCCGCTACTGGCTGGCCTGTGCAAGCAGCTGGAAGAGGCTGCGCGTCGCGAACAACTGGATGTGGCGCCAGGGCTGATCGAGCAGGTCGAGCGCGAGTTCGCCATCGTGCGCATCCTGTTTCGCGCCGAGCGCCAGCGTTACCGCTAG
- a CDS encoding flagellar hook-length control protein FliK, producing MSVAPDFLLQTAPDVRPKAAVPKPPSNAPEPVKNEASSFAEVYAKERQSKVAERKEAAAKSGAQSADEGKSAEPAAEEAVTEQPVVADSGKALPEEGVAEEASTLDPLLLMAMAGQLPVEEVAETVVEGGSLVVPEGEAASDTALPTLLPTTPTVNSAAPATLTEASHDPELDMLNSLPGVRMALEIGAQNQAAAQQQLSPGALAAQQAVNPSEGFANALAAMAGDAVPAEEGEGSELDAAELLGETVESSLPGVREGQTDARADALASKLSALSQAISQQSTGAQRLPLVPGQAVAMQQGAWSEAVVDRVMWLSSQNLKSAEIQLDPAELGRLEVRIEMNKDQAAQVTFISANANVRDQLEGQMQRLRDMFTQQGMGQLDVNVSDQSLARGWQGGGEDSQRQSGRSGGSGGEGEDELLSGISEVRSPTSSAPRGLVDYYA from the coding sequence ATGTCCGTTGCACCGGATTTCCTGTTACAGACCGCGCCCGATGTGCGGCCCAAGGCCGCCGTGCCCAAGCCTCCTTCTAATGCGCCAGAACCCGTCAAGAATGAGGCTTCCAGCTTTGCCGAAGTGTATGCCAAGGAGCGTCAGAGCAAGGTGGCTGAGCGCAAGGAGGCAGCGGCCAAGTCTGGCGCGCAGTCGGCTGACGAGGGCAAGTCGGCAGAGCCAGCGGCTGAGGAGGCGGTCACGGAGCAGCCAGTCGTTGCCGATAGCGGCAAGGCCTTGCCGGAGGAGGGGGTGGCAGAGGAAGCGTCGACCCTCGACCCGCTGCTGTTGATGGCCATGGCAGGCCAGCTACCAGTAGAGGAGGTTGCAGAAACAGTGGTGGAGGGTGGGAGCCTGGTGGTCCCTGAAGGCGAGGCCGCCAGCGATACAGCGCTGCCAACCCTGCTGCCTACCACCCCGACGGTGAACAGCGCCGCGCCGGCAACACTCACCGAGGCCAGTCATGATCCCGAGCTGGATATGCTCAACAGTCTGCCTGGCGTGCGTATGGCGCTGGAGATAGGGGCGCAAAATCAGGCGGCGGCTCAGCAGCAGTTGAGCCCAGGCGCCCTGGCGGCGCAGCAAGCGGTCAATCCGAGTGAGGGCTTTGCCAATGCTCTGGCGGCAATGGCAGGTGACGCCGTACCCGCCGAAGAGGGCGAAGGCAGCGAGCTGGATGCGGCGGAACTGCTGGGCGAGACTGTGGAAAGCAGCCTGCCGGGTGTGCGTGAGGGGCAGACGGACGCACGCGCCGATGCCCTGGCCAGCAAGCTCAGCGCCTTGAGTCAGGCGATTTCCCAACAGAGCACGGGTGCACAGCGTTTGCCGCTGGTACCGGGACAGGCAGTCGCCATGCAGCAAGGCGCATGGAGTGAGGCGGTGGTCGACCGGGTCATGTGGCTGTCCAGTCAGAACCTCAAGTCGGCGGAGATCCAGCTCGACCCGGCTGAGCTGGGGCGCCTGGAAGTGCGCATCGAGATGAACAAGGATCAGGCCGCCCAGGTGACCTTCATCAGTGCCAACGCCAACGTGCGTGACCAGCTGGAAGGGCAGATGCAGCGCCTGCGTGACATGTTCACCCAGCAGGGCATGGGGCAACTGGATGTCAACGTTTCCGATCAGTCGCTGGCTCGCGGCTGGCAGGGCGGGGGGGAGGACTCACAGCGTCAGTCCGGCCGCTCCGGTGGTTCCGGCGGGGAGGGCGAGGATGAATTGCTCAGTGGCATCAGCGAGGTTCGCAGCCCCACTAGCAGCGCTCCGCGTGGTTTGGTGGATTACTACGCCTGA
- the fliL gene encoding flagellar basal body-associated protein FliL, translating into MAKKQAPQPTTDGDKPAGKSKLKLIILIGVALLLAIGLSVGATLFLLGKGDSKAQEGEVAEEGAAESAAPVKKLAIYEQIAPAFIVNFNHQGRQRYMQVSVALMARDQAELDALKVHMPVLRNRLVMMFSGQDFATLLTPLGKEMLRQQATTTVQELAQKETGKMVVEQVLFTNLVLQ; encoded by the coding sequence ATGGCAAAGAAACAAGCGCCGCAACCTACAACAGATGGCGACAAACCGGCTGGCAAGAGCAAGTTGAAGCTCATCATCCTGATCGGGGTGGCGCTGCTGCTGGCTATTGGCCTGTCCGTGGGGGCCACGCTGTTCCTGCTGGGCAAGGGCGATAGCAAGGCGCAAGAGGGGGAGGTTGCCGAGGAAGGCGCTGCCGAGTCTGCTGCCCCCGTCAAGAAGCTGGCTATTTATGAGCAGATAGCGCCGGCTTTCATCGTCAATTTCAACCACCAGGGCCGGCAACGCTACATGCAGGTCAGTGTGGCCCTGATGGCCCGTGATCAGGCTGAACTGGATGCCCTGAAAGTGCATATGCCGGTGCTGCGCAACCGTCTGGTGATGATGTTTTCCGGTCAGGACTTCGCTACCTTGCTCACCCCGCTGGGCAAGGAAATGCTGCGCCAACAGGCCACCACCACGGTGCAGGAGTTGGCGCAGAAGGAAACCGGGAAAATGGTGGTCGAACAGGTGTTGTTCACCAATCTAGTGTTGCAGTAG
- the fliM gene encoding flagellar motor switch protein FliM yields the protein MAVQDLLSQDEIDALLHGVDDGLVETEDEAEPGSVKSYDLTSQDRIVRGRMPTLEMINERFARYTRISMFNLLRRSADVAVGGVQVMKFGEYVHSLYVPTSLNLVKMKPLRGTGLFILDAKLVFKLVDNFFGGDGRHAKIEGREFTPTELRVVRMVLDQAFVDLKEAWHAVMDVNFEYINSEVNPALANIVSPSEVVVVSTFHIELDGGGGDLHITMPYSMIEPIREMLDAGFQSDVDDQDERWIKALREDILDVNVPLGATVARRELRLRDILHMQPGDVIPVELPESIIMRANGVPAFKVKLGAHKGNLAMQVIEPIERLR from the coding sequence ATGGCCGTACAAGACCTGCTGTCACAGGACGAAATCGATGCGCTGCTGCATGGCGTCGACGACGGCCTGGTCGAGACCGAAGACGAGGCTGAGCCTGGCAGCGTCAAAAGCTATGACCTGACCAGCCAGGACCGCATCGTCCGTGGGCGCATGCCGACCCTGGAGATGATCAACGAGCGTTTTGCCCGTTACACCCGCATCAGCATGTTCAACCTGCTGCGCCGCTCGGCCGATGTGGCCGTGGGTGGCGTGCAGGTGATGAAGTTCGGCGAGTACGTGCACTCGCTGTACGTGCCGACCAGCCTCAACCTGGTGAAGATGAAGCCGCTGCGTGGCACCGGGCTGTTCATTCTCGACGCCAAGCTAGTGTTCAAGCTGGTCGACAACTTCTTCGGCGGCGATGGCCGTCATGCCAAGATCGAAGGCCGCGAATTCACCCCGACCGAGCTGCGCGTGGTACGCATGGTGCTGGATCAGGCCTTTGTCGACCTCAAGGAAGCCTGGCACGCGGTAATGGACGTCAACTTCGAGTACATCAACTCGGAAGTGAACCCGGCGCTGGCCAACATCGTCAGCCCCAGCGAAGTGGTGGTCGTGTCGACCTTCCATATCGAGCTGGATGGCGGCGGTGGCGACCTGCACATCACCATGCCGTATTCGATGATCGAGCCGATCCGCGAGATGCTCGACGCCGGTTTCCAGTCCGATGTCGACGATCAGGACGAGCGCTGGATCAAGGCCCTGCGCGAGGACATCCTCGACGTCAATGTACCGCTGGGCGCCACCGTGGCCCGCCGCGAACTCAGGCTGCGCGACATTTTGCATATGCAGCCGGGCGATGTGATACCGGTGGAACTGCCGGAAAGCATCATCATGCGCGCCAACGGCGTGCCGGCGTTCAAGGTCAAGTTGGGCGCGCACAAAGGCAACCTGGCCATGCAGGTAATCGAACCTATCGAGCGTTTGCGTTAA
- the fliN gene encoding flagellar motor switch protein FliN encodes MADEEEGTSPEEQALADEWAAALAESGDDAAQDDIDALMAQGGGGAAEPAAPRVAMEEFGAGPKLGNGPVSLDGPNLDVILDIPVSISMEVGSTDISIRNLLQLNQGSVVELDRLAGEPLDVLVNGTLIAHGEVVVVNEKFGIRLTDVISPSERIKKLR; translated from the coding sequence ATGGCAGACGAAGAAGAAGGCACCTCCCCCGAGGAGCAGGCACTGGCCGATGAATGGGCTGCGGCATTGGCCGAATCCGGCGATGACGCCGCGCAGGACGATATCGATGCGCTGATGGCTCAGGGCGGCGGTGGCGCGGCAGAACCGGCGGCACCGCGGGTGGCGATGGAAGAATTCGGCGCCGGGCCCAAGCTCGGTAATGGCCCGGTCAGCCTGGACGGACCGAACCTGGACGTGATCCTGGATATCCCGGTGTCGATCTCCATGGAGGTCGGCAGCACCGATATTTCCATCCGCAACCTGCTGCAGCTCAACCAGGGCTCGGTGGTGGAACTCGATCGCCTGGCGGGCGAGCCGCTGGATGTTCTGGTCAACGGCACGCTGATCGCCCATGGCGAGGTGGTGGTGGTCAACGAGAAGTTCGGCATCCGCCTGACTGACGTGATCAGCCCCAGCGAGCGCATCAAGAAGCTGCGCTGA
- the fliO gene encoding flagellar biosynthetic protein FliO: MHRLFGLLLALPLMALAEAPATPVAPAVTPMAAAGIGGQLVQLLLGLLLVIGLIFALAWVMRRVQQFGPRGGQAIKLVASQALGPRDRLLLVQVGGEQILLGLSAGRITPLHVLKEPVLLSEAEPATPEFAQRLMELLGKDQQGPKDKDKT, encoded by the coding sequence ATGCACAGACTCTTCGGGTTGCTGCTGGCCCTGCCATTGATGGCTCTGGCTGAAGCACCGGCTACCCCCGTTGCTCCAGCGGTGACGCCGATGGCCGCCGCCGGAATCGGCGGCCAGTTGGTGCAACTGTTGCTCGGCCTACTGCTGGTGATCGGCCTGATCTTCGCCCTGGCCTGGGTCATGCGCCGGGTGCAGCAGTTCGGCCCGCGCGGTGGGCAGGCGATCAAACTGGTGGCCAGTCAGGCACTCGGTCCGCGTGACCGTTTGCTGCTGGTGCAGGTGGGCGGCGAGCAGATTCTCCTCGGCCTCAGTGCCGGGCGCATCACCCCGCTGCATGTGCTCAAGGAGCCGGTGCTGCTCAGTGAGGCCGAACCGGCCACCCCGGAGTTTGCCCAGCGCCTGATGGAGCTGCTCGGCAAGGATCAGCAGGGCCCCAAGGACAAGGACAAGACATGA
- the fliP gene encoding flagellar type III secretion system pore protein FliP (The bacterial flagellar biogenesis protein FliP forms a type III secretion system (T3SS)-type pore required for flagellar assembly.) — protein MSVWRILLTLLLALAAPLAFGADDPLSLKAITLSTNAEGQQEYSVSLQILLIMTALSFIPAFVMLMTSFTRIIIVFSILRQALGLQQTPSNQILIGLALFLTMFIMAPVFDKINQDALQPYLNEQLPAQQAIAKAEGPIKEFMLAQTRASDLELFVRLSKRTDILSPEQAPLTILIPAFVTSELKTAFQIGFMIFIPFLIIDMVVASILMAMGMMMLSPLIISLPFKIMLFVLIDGWALIMGTLAGSFGTL, from the coding sequence ATGAGCGTCTGGCGCATTCTGCTGACCCTGCTGTTGGCACTGGCGGCACCGCTGGCGTTCGGCGCCGATGATCCGTTGTCGCTCAAGGCGATTACCCTGAGCACCAACGCCGAAGGGCAGCAGGAGTATTCGGTCAGCCTGCAGATCCTGCTGATCATGACCGCGCTGAGCTTCATCCCGGCGTTCGTCATGCTGATGACCAGCTTCACCCGGATCATCATCGTGTTTTCCATTCTGCGTCAGGCCCTGGGCCTGCAGCAGACGCCGTCGAACCAGATCCTGATCGGCCTGGCCTTGTTCCTGACCATGTTCATCATGGCCCCGGTATTCGACAAGATTAACCAGGATGCCCTGCAGCCCTACCTCAACGAGCAGTTGCCGGCGCAGCAGGCGATTGCCAAGGCCGAGGGGCCGATCAAGGAGTTCATGCTGGCGCAGACCCGTGCCTCCGATCTGGAGCTGTTCGTGCGTTTGTCCAAGCGTACCGACATCCTTTCGCCGGAGCAGGCGCCGCTGACCATCCTGATCCCGGCGTTCGTCACCTCCGAGCTGAAAACCGCGTTCCAGATCGGTTTCATGATCTTCATCCCGTTCCTGATCATCGACATGGTGGTGGCCAGTATCCTCATGGCGATGGGTATGATGATGCTCTCGCCGCTGATCATCTCGCTGCCGTTCAAGATCATGCTGTTCGTCCTGATCGATGGCTGGGCGTTGATCATGGGTACCCTGGCCGGCAGTTTCGGCACCCTATAG
- the fliQ gene encoding flagellar biosynthesis protein FliQ, with product MTPEIAVDLFREALWLTAMIVGLLVMPSLLVGLLVAMFQAATQINEQTLSFVPRLLVMLLTLIWAGPWLVRQLMEYTQNLIQNIPLLIG from the coding sequence ATGACTCCGGAAATTGCCGTTGACCTGTTCCGCGAAGCGCTCTGGCTGACTGCCATGATCGTCGGCCTGCTGGTCATGCCCAGCCTGCTGGTGGGCCTGCTGGTGGCCATGTTCCAGGCCGCCACGCAGATCAACGAACAGACCCTGAGCTTCGTCCCGCGTCTGCTGGTGATGCTGCTTACCCTGATCTGGGCCGGACCCTGGCTGGTGCGCCAGCTGATGGAGTACACCCAGAACCTGATCCAGAACATCCCGCTGTTGATCGGCTGA